A single region of the Candidatus Cloacimonadota bacterium genome encodes:
- a CDS encoding uracil-DNA glycosylase: protein MSRKTLQQYLELISNSGIDNLYISDSDIDLTEVSQEKKLLLQQRCAQYKDCKKCELHKQRMNFVYGEGNPSAKMMLIGEGPGSDENKQGRPFVGKAGQLLTRMLLAINLQREEVYITNVVKCQPPGNRNPMPEEVSSCLPYLKEQIDIIAPKMIVLLGKVAAGSLFETKEPMSTLRQKTFRYEGIETYITYHPAALIYNESLKKDSWEDLKKIRAIYDLK from the coding sequence ATGAGCCGCAAGACTCTCCAGCAGTATTTAGAATTGATCTCAAACTCCGGGATAGACAATCTTTATATATCTGATTCAGATATTGATCTAACTGAAGTTTCACAAGAAAAAAAGTTATTGTTACAACAGAGATGTGCACAATACAAGGATTGTAAGAAATGTGAACTTCATAAACAAAGGATGAATTTTGTTTATGGAGAGGGCAATCCTTCAGCCAAGATGATGCTAATTGGCGAAGGACCCGGTTCTGATGAGAATAAGCAGGGACGACCTTTTGTAGGTAAAGCAGGACAACTCTTAACAAGAATGTTATTAGCGATAAATCTACAAAGAGAGGAAGTTTATATTACTAATGTCGTCAAATGTCAGCCACCGGGTAATCGTAACCCAATGCCGGAAGAAGTGAGCAGTTGTCTTCCATATTTGAAAGAACAAATTGATATCATTGCACCCAAAATGATAGTATTATTAGGTAAGGTTGCTGCCGGATCATTATTTGAGACCAAAGAACCCATGAGCACTTTACGGCAGAAAACATTTCGTTATGAAGGAATAGAAACTTATATAACATATCATCCTGCAGCATTGATATATAATGAATCATTAAAGAAAGATTCTTGGGAAGATCTGAAAAAGATCAGAGCAATATACGATCTAAAATAA
- the gmk gene encoding guanylate kinase: MKTPDYPKKNFLIVVSAPSGGGKSTICRAILDIMPNVDYSISYTTRQPRINEITGKDYFFVSEKRFEELIGENDFLEYALVHKNWYGTSRSFILDKFAINKHVIMDIDPQGARSIVASGIDVVTIFLLPPDIETLEERLRKRDTDTEETIKLRLENARNELDSIEEYDYLVINDDLEVAIEDVRKIIEAEENRVTRYYSPEKIFYGGNLNDKETDN; this comes from the coding sequence ATGAAAACCCCTGATTATCCCAAGAAGAATTTTCTGATAGTTGTATCTGCACCTTCTGGTGGTGGTAAATCAACGATATGCAGAGCAATTCTTGACATTATGCCAAATGTTGACTATTCAATTTCTTATACAACTCGCCAACCACGTATAAATGAGATCACCGGCAAAGACTATTTCTTTGTTAGTGAAAAGAGATTTGAGGAGTTGATAGGAGAGAATGACTTCTTGGAATATGCTCTGGTGCATAAAAACTGGTATGGGACATCCCGATCGTTTATCCTTGACAAATTTGCCATTAATAAGCATGTAATAATGGATATCGATCCTCAAGGGGCAAGATCTATTGTGGCAAGCGGAATTGATGTGGTGACAATTTTTCTCTTACCACCTGATATAGAGACTTTAGAGGAAAGATTACGCAAAAGAGATACAGATACTGAAGAAACTATTAAGCTACGTTTAGAAAATGCACGTAATGAGTTAGATAGTATAGAAGAATATGATTATTTAGTTATCAATGATGATTTAGAAGTAGCGATTGAAGATGTTAGAAAAATAATTGAAGCTGAGGAGAACAGAGTGACAAGATACTATTCTCCCGAAAAGATATTTTACGGAGGTAACCTGAATGACAAAGAAACCGATAATTGA
- the gcvH gene encoding glycine cleavage system protein GcvH: MKVLDDLYYSETHEWVKVDKDIAYLGITDYAQKELGDIVYIDLPEEGRNVNAGEEIGSIESAKAVVDFITPISGEILKVNDEVLENVALVNESPYEQGWLLKLKLSNPDELETLYSAGEYRKHFSE, from the coding sequence ATGAAAGTATTGGACGATTTATATTATTCAGAGACGCATGAATGGGTAAAAGTAGATAAGGACATAGCTTATTTAGGTATTACCGATTATGCCCAGAAAGAATTGGGGGATATTGTCTATATAGACTTGCCGGAAGAGGGAAGAAACGTTAATGCCGGTGAAGAGATCGGATCGATTGAATCAGCCAAAGCTGTAGTCGATTTTATTACACCTATCAGTGGTGAAATTTTAAAAGTCAATGATGAGGTATTGGAAAATGTTGCTTTAGTAAATGAATCACCTTATGAGCAGGGTTGGCTATTAAAACTGAAGTTATCAAATCCTGATGAACTGGAAACACTTTATTCAGCTGGAGAGTATCGTAAGCACTTCAGTGAATAA
- a CDS encoding T9SS type A sorting domain-containing protein, with protein MKTLLVLFVLTFVSLSIWADPIEVWDQDDLFDVRYNPTGDYVQMADIDLVGDWISISTFSGTYNGNGFYIDGISPNGLFHVINGATIENVKFTNVDIHSAGIAVGTLAGHAIDSIIKNCYTSDGLVDIYSTHSDVGGIVGILENSYMEYCYNTVNVRGYDRVGGLVGIAKAGSHIYRCFNVGAVVDSDRVGGLVGLNEYGSIIEECYAANTVQGQEQVGGLVGINYGYILNSFKVCDFPVIGDYVGGLVGLNLRLPQFDYEGENAINGLIENCYTNAVIEPWGEGAHLGGLIGFGGPGGPPNPGYPGTGAYYGEVINSYWDADISPGMFLWYWPYDPAVTGYARTTEQMTLPFDDPDTYVDWDGWGDDHIWKGDADLNREYPILSNIPFLFEYDCPGNGNGQPVELSSFTANVVAAGSVILEWRAETETNVLGYNVFRSDTNNLNDAVTINPRVIVAYNSSMPVVYSYLDEEVLAGTTYNYWLQSVDLDLTTAFHGPVVVTIEETTDIPDPIFTTYLKQNEPNPFVSETKIAFSLSREDSEMVELKIYNVKGQLIRTLHNDQHPEGTYEIQWNGRDDNDRVVPSGIYFYRLRTPNYDRINKMMFVK; from the coding sequence ATGAAGACCTTATTAGTTTTGTTTGTATTAACCTTTGTTTCACTATCTATTTGGGCTGATCCGATCGAAGTATGGGATCAAGATGATTTATTCGACGTAAGATATAATCCGACTGGAGATTATGTTCAGATGGCTGATATCGATCTTGTCGGAGATTGGATTTCGATTAGCACATTTTCCGGAACTTATAACGGTAATGGATTCTATATTGATGGTATTTCACCGAATGGACTGTTTCACGTTATTAACGGAGCAACTATTGAGAATGTAAAATTTACCAATGTTGACATTCATTCTGCTGGTATCGCTGTTGGCACATTGGCTGGTCATGCAATCGATAGTATCATCAAAAACTGCTATACTTCCGACGGTTTGGTTGATATTTACTCTACTCATTCAGATGTTGGTGGAATTGTCGGAATTCTGGAGAACTCATATATGGAATACTGTTATAATACAGTAAATGTTAGAGGTTACGACAGGGTTGGTGGTTTAGTTGGTATAGCTAAAGCGGGAAGCCATATTTATCGTTGCTTTAATGTCGGCGCAGTCGTTGACAGTGACAGAGTCGGTGGTTTGGTAGGGCTCAATGAATATGGAAGTATCATTGAAGAATGCTACGCTGCAAATACAGTTCAAGGACAGGAACAGGTCGGTGGTTTAGTCGGTATTAATTACGGCTACATTCTCAACTCTTTTAAAGTTTGTGATTTTCCTGTCATTGGAGATTATGTCGGTGGTTTAGTAGGACTAAATTTGAGACTTCCACAATTTGATTATGAAGGTGAAAATGCTATTAATGGCCTAATTGAAAACTGTTATACTAATGCCGTTATAGAGCCTTGGGGTGAAGGAGCACATCTTGGTGGTTTGATCGGCTTTGGTGGACCCGGAGGGCCTCCCAATCCTGGTTATCCTGGCACAGGTGCCTATTATGGTGAAGTTATCAATAGTTACTGGGATGCCGACATATCACCCGGTATGTTCCTCTGGTATTGGCCTTATGATCCTGCAGTTACCGGATATGCAAGAACAACTGAACAGATGACTTTACCCTTCGATGACCCTGATACTTATGTAGATTGGGACGGATGGGGCGATGATCATATCTGGAAAGGGGATGCTGATTTGAATCGAGAATATCCAATACTTAGTAATATACCATTCCTTTTTGAATATGATTGTCCTGGTAATGGTAATGGTCAACCTGTCGAACTATCTTCGTTTACAGCTAATGTTGTAGCAGCCGGATCCGTAATACTGGAATGGCGAGCTGAAACAGAGACCAATGTGCTTGGATACAATGTTTTCCGTAGTGATACTAACAATCTGAACGATGCTGTAACTATCAATCCTCGTGTTATTGTTGCTTATAACAGCAGTATGCCGGTTGTCTATTCGTATTTAGATGAAGAAGTATTGGCAGGAACGACCTATAATTATTGGTTACAGTCAGTAGATCTTGATCTGACAACTGCTTTCCACGGACCGGTAGTTGTTACTATTGAAGAGACAACTGATATCCCTGATCCTATATTTACTACTTATCTGAAGCAGAATGAGCCCAATCCTTTCGTTTCTGAAACTAAGATAGCTTTCTCTCTCAGCAGAGAAGATTCTGAGATGGTTGAGTTGAAGATCTATAATGTTAAAGGTCAGTTAATCAGAACCTTACATAACGATCAACATCCGGAAGGAACATATGAAATCCAATGGAATGGTAGAGATGATAATGATAGAGTAGTTCCGTCAGGTATCTATTTCTACAGATTAAGAACACCGAATTACGATAGAATCAACAAGATGATGTTCGTTAAATAA
- a CDS encoding peroxiredoxin, which produces MEQKTEKQGMPLLGDRMPSMKVVTTRGEITIPDDFSGKWFVLFSHPGDFTPVCTTEFVAFQKLYPQFKELNCELIGLSIDQVFAHIKWEEWIKDNLHVDIEFPIIADTGAVAERLGLIHPGKGTNTVRAVFIVDDKGIIRIIFYYPQELGRNMEEILRSVKGMQFADNNKVAIPADWPNNSIIKDRVIIPPAKDINTARERKQKAQQGEYECYDWWFCHKKA; this is translated from the coding sequence ATGGAACAGAAAACAGAAAAACAAGGAATGCCATTATTAGGTGATCGAATGCCTTCGATGAAAGTCGTAACTACTCGTGGAGAAATAACTATACCAGATGATTTTAGCGGAAAATGGTTTGTGCTCTTTAGCCATCCGGGAGATTTTACTCCTGTTTGCACAACCGAGTTTGTTGCTTTTCAAAAACTCTATCCACAGTTCAAAGAACTCAACTGTGAATTGATAGGACTCAGCATAGATCAGGTATTTGCTCATATTAAATGGGAAGAATGGATCAAAGATAATCTCCATGTGGACATTGAATTTCCCATAATTGCAGATACAGGTGCGGTGGCTGAAAGATTGGGTCTGATCCATCCAGGAAAAGGCACTAATACCGTTAGAGCTGTCTTTATTGTAGATGATAAGGGAATAATCCGGATTATTTTCTATTATCCTCAAGAACTTGGACGTAATATGGAAGAAATTCTTCGATCAGTGAAAGGTATGCAGTTTGCAGATAATAACAAAGTTGCAATCCCTGCAGATTGGCCTAATAATAGTATCATAAAAGATAGAGTTATTATCCCTCCTGCAAAAGATATTAACACTGCCCGAGAAAGAAAACAAAAAGCCCAACAGGGCGAATATGAATGCTATGATTGGTGGTTTTGTCATAAAAAAGCTTGA
- a CDS encoding HU family DNA-binding protein, with translation MKREELLAKMAADAGITKKAAGMALNSFMEGIMKSLSKGQKVAFVGFGTFDVSKRKARNGINPQTRKKIKIPARKVPVFRAGKKLKDIVK, from the coding sequence ATGAAACGAGAAGAATTGTTGGCCAAAATGGCTGCTGACGCAGGTATTACTAAAAAAGCCGCAGGGATGGCGTTGAATTCCTTTATGGAAGGAATCATGAAATCTTTAAGCAAGGGACAAAAGGTTGCTTTTGTTGGTTTTGGAACTTTTGACGTCAGTAAACGCAAAGCTCGTAATGGGATCAATCCTCAGACTCGCAAAAAGATTAAAATTCCAGCAAGAAAAGTTCCCGTATTTAGAGCCGGTAAGAAACTGAAAGACATTGTTAAGTAG
- the dnaN gene encoding DNA polymerase III subunit beta, whose amino-acid sequence MRFTIERSQLLSSIQYLQSIVPTKNITPILTNFLIEADAENNRLRITCTDLEITVMVKITAQVAESGKVAIMAKNLTDIINSLEDKPINLYQENEYLKIRCSHSSFSLLCADYMQFPQIPDINMEKALTVSAPMLAKMVNISSIAVLQEVTRPIFTGIYWRISTDSQTMVATDGKKIVEVKKEHSLVVAEDLEHVIPTKGLFFLEKVIEEKNPDLKVLFEANRIIFGYDNYVVITQVIPGRFPDYEKVLKVDNPHTLTIDKGTLRQAVKRVSLLASEEFFRIKFDISPEKITLYSVNSEMGDATEVIDDHQYSGPSFSIAFNYKYILSVLNVLESDKVKMTFGQPEGGFINTQVIIYNEPEPKDYHPVFLLMPLRLK is encoded by the coding sequence ATGCGTTTTACAATTGAAAGATCTCAATTACTTTCCAGTATTCAATACTTACAAAGTATAGTACCAACTAAAAATATCACTCCGATCCTGACTAATTTTTTGATCGAAGCTGATGCAGAGAATAATCGTTTAAGGATTACCTGTACCGATTTAGAGATAACAGTAATGGTCAAGATAACTGCTCAGGTAGCCGAGAGCGGTAAAGTTGCCATTATGGCAAAGAATCTGACCGACATCATAAATTCATTGGAAGATAAACCGATTAACTTATATCAAGAGAATGAATACCTGAAAATTCGCTGCAGTCATTCCAGCTTTTCTTTACTCTGTGCCGATTATATGCAATTTCCTCAGATACCTGATATCAATATGGAAAAGGCGTTAACTGTTTCTGCACCGATGTTAGCTAAGATGGTTAATATTAGCAGTATAGCTGTTTTGCAGGAAGTGACCCGACCAATATTCACCGGCATCTACTGGCGTATCAGTACAGACTCTCAGACTATGGTAGCTACTGACGGCAAAAAGATTGTCGAAGTTAAGAAAGAGCATAGTCTAGTTGTAGCCGAAGATCTAGAACATGTGATCCCAACTAAGGGTTTGTTCTTTTTAGAGAAGGTCATAGAAGAAAAGAATCCTGATCTGAAGGTTCTCTTTGAAGCTAATCGAATTATCTTCGGTTATGATAATTATGTAGTTATTACTCAGGTTATCCCCGGTAGATTTCCTGATTACGAGAAGGTACTAAAAGTAGATAATCCTCACACATTAACGATAGATAAAGGGACCTTGCGTCAGGCAGTAAAGAGAGTATCATTACTGGCATCGGAAGAGTTTTTCCGTATTAAATTCGATATCTCTCCTGAAAAGATCACTCTTTATTCAGTAAATTCAGAGATGGGAGATGCGACAGAAGTTATTGATGATCACCAGTATTCTGGACCTTCTTTTTCTATTGCGTTCAACTACAAGTACATCCTATCGGTATTGAATGTTCTGGAATCTGATAAGGTCAAAATGACTTTTGGTCAACCGGAAGGTGGATTTATCAATACTCAAGTGATCATCTATAATGAACCGGAACCAAAGGATTATCATCCGGTATTTCTTCTGATGCCGTTGAGACTTAAATAG